One region of Rhodocaloribacter litoris genomic DNA includes:
- a CDS encoding methyl-accepting chemotaxis protein: MSEKQQSTSRAARLSLAHLKLRQRFLIQLGGLAVLVFILFFAFAQYSLNQTVKEFEQRSILLAETLGAESALNLVMQDEEGLQERLTKVVESGNAVAGGFFDPSGDVVAEYRLTDALREEDRLVHTEAPLRWSQTPGGQPILIAVSDIRLQDDASEEAVGHVLVAVPAVSIQAQRRNGLLLSLAIPALVALLSWLVLVQVRRTVVQPVEQLRAAAGAVTQGDLSVRVDIRQHDEIGELAASFNTMVEASERSTQALQRQTEEAEAAQQRALELQQKAEAERRYLREQFARISEVISAVTRGDLTRRLTASRDDEVGELIRQINQMVHDLEDLIRDVHASGNELAQAAYRVASSAEEMSAGAKDQANQTHEVAAAIEEMSATIAASSRNAYEANEMAKRASTLATEGEQVFRETTEGMKRIATIVKESAEKVTALGESSAQIGEIIQVIGGIADQTNLLALNAAIEAARAGEQGRGFAVVADEVRKLAERTSEATKQIADMITRIQHKTDEVVASMTRGNEEVETGLRQADNASHALSEIIESINRMVAMIDQIAAASQQQATTSSQISQNVDSISSVATEVSNATTELAYTADIMNRQVETLRTLIERFTISEAATPESDEAAYPGGDGAPHLAG; this comes from the coding sequence ATGTCTGAGAAACAACAATCCACGTCACGCGCCGCTCGCCTCTCGCTCGCGCATCTGAAGCTGCGACAGCGGTTTCTGATTCAGTTGGGCGGACTCGCGGTGCTGGTCTTCATCCTGTTCTTCGCCTTCGCCCAGTACAGCCTCAACCAGACCGTCAAGGAGTTCGAGCAACGGAGCATCCTGCTGGCGGAGACGCTCGGGGCCGAGTCGGCCTTGAACCTGGTGATGCAGGACGAAGAGGGCCTGCAGGAGCGCCTGACCAAAGTGGTCGAGAGCGGCAACGCGGTGGCCGGCGGCTTCTTCGACCCGAGCGGTGACGTGGTGGCCGAATACCGGCTCACGGATGCCCTTCGGGAGGAGGACCGTCTCGTCCATACCGAAGCACCGCTGCGCTGGAGCCAGACGCCGGGCGGCCAACCGATCCTCATCGCCGTTTCCGACATCCGCCTGCAGGACGACGCTTCGGAGGAAGCCGTGGGACACGTGCTGGTGGCCGTGCCGGCAGTCAGCATCCAGGCACAGAGGCGGAACGGGCTCTTGCTGTCCCTGGCGATTCCGGCCCTGGTTGCGCTGTTGTCGTGGCTGGTGCTCGTCCAGGTGCGCCGTACGGTGGTACAGCCGGTCGAGCAGCTCCGTGCGGCGGCCGGCGCCGTCACCCAGGGCGACCTGTCCGTGCGGGTCGACATCAGGCAGCACGACGAGATCGGCGAGCTGGCCGCCTCGTTCAACACGATGGTCGAAGCCAGCGAGCGGAGTACGCAGGCCCTGCAACGCCAGACCGAAGAGGCCGAGGCGGCCCAGCAGCGGGCCCTGGAGTTGCAGCAGAAAGCCGAGGCCGAGCGCCGCTACCTGCGCGAGCAGTTTGCCCGCATCTCGGAGGTCATCTCCGCCGTCACCCGGGGCGACCTCACGCGCCGCCTCACGGCCAGCCGCGACGACGAGGTGGGCGAGTTGATCCGGCAGATCAACCAGATGGTGCACGACCTCGAAGACCTGATCCGGGATGTGCACGCCTCCGGCAACGAACTGGCCCAGGCCGCCTACCGGGTCGCTTCCTCCGCCGAGGAGATGTCCGCCGGCGCCAAAGACCAGGCCAACCAGACCCACGAAGTGGCAGCCGCCATCGAAGAGATGTCGGCGACCATCGCCGCCTCCTCGCGCAACGCGTACGAGGCCAACGAGATGGCCAAGCGGGCCTCGACCCTGGCCACCGAAGGCGAGCAGGTCTTCCGCGAGACGACCGAGGGGATGAAAAGGATCGCCACGATCGTGAAAGAGTCGGCCGAGAAGGTCACAGCCCTGGGTGAGTCCAGCGCACAGATCGGCGAGATCATCCAGGTCATCGGGGGTATCGCCGACCAGACGAACCTGCTGGCCCTCAACGCCGCCATCGAGGCAGCCCGGGCCGGCGAGCAGGGGCGGGGCTTCGCCGTCGTGGCCGACGAGGTGCGCAAGCTGGCCGAACGCACCAGCGAAGCGACGAAGCAGATCGCAGACATGATCACGCGCATCCAGCACAAAACCGACGAGGTGGTCGCGTCCATGACGCGGGGCAACGAAGAGGTGGAAACCGGCCTCCGCCAGGCTGACAACGCCTCGCACGCCCTCAGCGAGATCATCGAATCCATCAACCGGATGGTGGCCATGATCGACCAGATCGCTGCCGCAAGCCAGCAGCAGGCCACCACCAGCAGCCAGATCTCGCAAAACGTCGACTCGATCTCGTCGGTAGCCACCGAGGTCTCGAACGCCACGACGGAACTGGCCTATACCGCCGACATCATGAACCGCCAGGTGGAAACACTGCGCACCCTGATTGAGCGCTTCACCATCAGCGAGGCGGCCACGCCCGAATCCGACGAAGCAGCCTACCCCGGCGGCGACGGAGCCCCTCACCTGGCTGGCTAA
- a CDS encoding motility protein A: MKTTPIGIAAGFALIFGAIFLGDGWATFFDPASLIMVLGGTASALMVAFSIDELKLGLGGAKQLFSFKPPDLEHYVTLFAELSRTARREGLLALDRQIQQCDDPFMRMGLEMAVDGIEEQEIDDLMRGRIATETARLALTPKFFNAAGTYAPSFGMVGTLIGLIQMMQNLTDPSAIGAGMAVAMITTFYGALLANLVFLPCANKAKAQMNDLLLARDLVRTGVLSIVRGESPSMVEKRLRLFLSEQTEAAPAENDSPLKKAA, from the coding sequence ATGAAAACGACACCGATCGGCATTGCCGCAGGTTTCGCCCTCATCTTCGGCGCCATCTTCCTGGGCGACGGCTGGGCCACCTTCTTCGACCCGGCCTCCCTGATCATGGTGCTGGGCGGCACCGCCTCGGCCCTGATGGTGGCCTTCTCGATCGACGAACTCAAACTGGGGCTCGGCGGGGCCAAACAACTGTTTTCCTTCAAACCACCCGACCTGGAACACTACGTCACCCTTTTCGCCGAGCTCTCGCGCACGGCCCGCCGGGAGGGCCTGCTGGCCCTGGACCGCCAGATCCAGCAATGCGACGACCCGTTCATGCGGATGGGCCTGGAGATGGCCGTCGACGGCATCGAAGAGCAGGAGATCGACGACCTCATGCGAGGACGGATCGCCACGGAAACCGCCCGGCTGGCCCTGACGCCGAAGTTCTTCAACGCCGCCGGCACCTATGCCCCGTCCTTCGGCATGGTCGGAACGCTCATCGGCCTGATCCAGATGATGCAGAACCTGACGGACCCCTCGGCCATCGGGGCCGGTATGGCCGTGGCCATGATCACGACGTTCTACGGCGCCCTGCTGGCCAACCTGGTCTTCCTGCCCTGCGCCAACAAGGCCAAGGCCCAGATGAACGACCTCCTCCTGGCACGCGACCTGGTGCGCACCGGCGTGCTGAGCATCGTGCGCGGCGAAAGCCCGAGCATGGTCGAGAAACGGCTTCGCCTCTTCCTCTCCGAACAAACCGAAGCCGCCCCGGCCGAAAACGACTCCCCCCTGAAAAAAGCGGCCTGA
- a CDS encoding OmpA/MotB family protein has translation MPEPMQPEPESDEPSAPFWMTTFSDMATLLLTFFVMIVAMSEVEVKKFQEALSYFQGRTSILSHDAVIPPPTKQIITQPEKARELVEKYEMVMKYLVEHGLQDKVQVNLREEGVHVLISDSVMFRSGEAEIIEPSRSLLRLIAGILSEDITEVLVEGHTDNRPIHTSQYPSNWELSAARAAAVVRFLLEQNSALDPERYAAVGYGEYQPLASNETAAGRAKNRRVEILFSIEPWQKKSASKTLLPEPKKIP, from the coding sequence ATGCCCGAACCGATGCAACCGGAACCGGAAAGCGACGAGCCTTCGGCGCCGTTCTGGATGACGACCTTCAGCGACATGGCCACGCTGTTGCTGACGTTCTTCGTCATGATCGTGGCCATGTCCGAGGTGGAGGTGAAAAAGTTTCAGGAGGCCCTGAGCTACTTCCAGGGTCGCACGAGTATCCTCAGCCACGATGCCGTCATCCCACCACCGACGAAACAGATCATCACCCAGCCGGAGAAAGCCCGCGAACTGGTGGAAAAATATGAGATGGTGATGAAATACCTCGTCGAGCACGGCCTGCAGGACAAGGTGCAGGTCAACCTGCGAGAGGAGGGCGTGCACGTGCTCATTTCCGACTCGGTCATGTTCCGGTCCGGCGAGGCCGAAATCATCGAACCGTCGCGGTCGCTGCTCCGGCTGATCGCGGGCATCCTGAGCGAAGACATCACCGAGGTGCTGGTCGAAGGACATACCGACAACCGGCCGATCCATACCAGCCAGTACCCGAGCAACTGGGAGCTCTCGGCGGCCCGGGCCGCGGCGGTCGTACGGTTTTTGCTCGAGCAGAACTCGGCCCTCGACCCGGAACGGTACGCCGCCGTCGGATACGGCGAGTATCAGCCCCTGGCCTCCAACGAGACGGCGGCCGGCCGGGCCAAAAACCGACGTGTAGAAATCCTGTTCAGCATAGAACCATGGCAGAAGAAATCCGCGAGCAAGACGCTCCTGCCGGAGCCGAAGAAGATCCCGTAA
- a CDS encoding flagellar basal body-associated FliL family protein — MAEEIREQDAPAGAEEDPVKEKKGGKSFLLLLLPLLVLSLAGGGWIAFNHYSSLVQAAEIIGRDFSSGEKPKKEEPIQYGHFRELQGLIVNPSDSEGRRFLMLNIGLEAAKEKVLSELEQKDVVVRDTILRLLSRRTVSELSDISLREEIKQELLTAINEIVQDGKVDRLYFTQYVLQ; from the coding sequence ATGGCAGAAGAAATCCGCGAGCAAGACGCTCCTGCCGGAGCCGAAGAAGATCCCGTAAAGGAGAAAAAGGGCGGAAAGTCCTTCCTCTTGCTGCTCCTGCCGCTGCTCGTCCTGTCGCTGGCGGGCGGCGGCTGGATCGCATTCAACCATTATTCGAGCCTGGTGCAGGCGGCCGAAATAATTGGGCGCGATTTTAGCTCCGGCGAGAAGCCGAAAAAAGAGGAGCCGATCCAGTACGGCCACTTCCGGGAGCTTCAGGGGTTGATCGTCAACCCGTCCGACAGTGAAGGCCGCCGCTTTCTGATGCTCAACATCGGGCTGGAAGCGGCCAAGGAGAAGGTGCTGTCGGAACTGGAGCAGAAAGACGTGGTCGTACGCGATACGATCCTCCGGCTGCTGAGCCGGCGTACGGTAAGCGAACTGTCCGACATCTCATTGCGCGAGGAGATCAAACAGGAGCTCCTGACGGCCATCAACGAGATCGTACAGGACGGCAAAGTCGACCGGCTCTATTTCACCCAGTACGTCCTTCAGTAG
- the fliM gene encoding flagellar motor switch protein FliM encodes MTKPLSQDEIDILLEVRSQLGDQEASEYDFEALSTMIELDAEKRISLYNFKRPRLFSQDQMRLLNYVHDAFARDLSVYLSAQLRTIVDINLTAMDQVLYSEYVMSSAPPSALYVIEVKELAQQFVFELDPRLVIFTIEKLFGGPGTFLRKPRELSQIERRIMSKIMGRVLRELQKAWQQVYGISLQETAFESNAEFVQIIPGVEPALVGTFEVSIYEQQSFINICYPYILLERMLGRTGIKQWLSNTTTQVDPRVRARYESMLRNTIVEMRAELGRTRLPVSELTQLQVGDVIPLEQRVTDAVRVFVGQRDRFRATSGRVGKRRALKILDVIEPQFMEEDDELT; translated from the coding sequence ATGACGAAACCGCTCAGCCAGGACGAGATCGACATACTCCTTGAGGTCCGGAGCCAGCTCGGGGATCAGGAGGCGAGCGAATACGATTTCGAGGCGCTCTCCACGATGATCGAGCTGGATGCGGAGAAGCGGATCAGCCTCTACAATTTCAAGCGGCCCCGCCTCTTCTCCCAGGACCAGATGCGTCTGCTCAACTATGTGCACGACGCATTCGCACGGGACCTCTCGGTCTACCTCTCGGCCCAGCTCCGCACCATCGTCGACATCAACCTGACGGCGATGGATCAGGTGCTCTATTCGGAATACGTGATGTCGAGCGCCCCGCCGTCGGCCCTCTACGTCATCGAAGTGAAGGAACTCGCCCAGCAGTTCGTCTTCGAGCTGGACCCACGCCTGGTCATCTTCACCATCGAGAAGCTCTTCGGGGGCCCCGGCACGTTCCTGCGCAAGCCGCGCGAGCTTTCCCAGATCGAGCGGCGCATCATGAGCAAGATCATGGGGCGCGTTCTCCGGGAGCTGCAGAAAGCCTGGCAACAGGTCTATGGTATTTCCCTCCAGGAGACGGCGTTCGAATCGAACGCGGAGTTCGTGCAGATCATTCCCGGGGTGGAACCGGCCCTGGTCGGCACCTTCGAGGTCTCGATCTACGAGCAGCAGTCGTTCATCAACATCTGCTATCCGTACATCCTGCTGGAACGGATGCTCGGGCGCACCGGCATCAAGCAGTGGCTCTCGAACACCACCACCCAGGTCGATCCCCGGGTTCGTGCCCGCTATGAGAGCATGCTGCGCAACACCATCGTGGAGATGCGGGCCGAACTGGGCCGAACCCGCCTGCCGGTTTCCGAGCTGACGCAGCTGCAGGTCGGGGACGTGATCCCGCTCGAGCAGCGGGTGACCGACGCCGTCCGCGTCTTCGTCGGGCAGCGCGATCGGTTCCGGGCTACCTCGGGCCGGGTCGGCAAACGCCGCGCCCTCAAAATCCTGGACGTGATCGAACCCCAATTCATGGAAGAGGACGATGAGCTCACCTGA
- the fliN gene encoding flagellar motor switch protein FliN: MSSPDFEKHIAGAREALRAFLETLLGQEILLQAEAPVATSRNAAQEAGASLFTLLARGDVAFAVQLDPKWLPLLSKAMLGEPIEVGDEGYEDLARELAGQGYGAVRNQLSGTGVALGEVSFEVLPPGAPLPEDTLDEALSAVAFHLELAGDTLKGTVLLPAPARQPAAATAAGAPAPAPSPAETPSQGQPVPISPLNFPDLGKETLGENNHTFGLLADVELEVTVELGRRRLPLADILRLTNGSVIELEKLVGEPLDIYANGRFIAEGEAVVIDEQFGIRITSLASTRNRDKVFH, from the coding sequence ATGAGCTCACCTGATTTCGAGAAGCATATCGCCGGTGCCCGGGAGGCCCTCCGTGCTTTTCTGGAAACCCTCCTGGGCCAGGAGATCCTCCTTCAGGCGGAGGCCCCCGTGGCCACCTCCCGGAACGCCGCCCAGGAGGCCGGCGCGTCCCTGTTCACGCTGCTGGCCCGGGGCGACGTCGCCTTCGCCGTACAGCTCGACCCGAAATGGCTGCCGCTGCTTTCGAAGGCGATGCTGGGCGAGCCGATCGAGGTCGGCGACGAGGGTTATGAGGATCTGGCCCGCGAGCTCGCCGGCCAGGGCTACGGCGCCGTACGCAACCAGCTCTCCGGGACCGGTGTGGCCCTGGGCGAGGTCAGCTTCGAGGTGCTGCCGCCCGGCGCCCCGCTTCCCGAAGACACGCTCGACGAGGCGCTGTCCGCCGTCGCCTTTCACCTGGAACTGGCTGGCGACACGCTGAAAGGTACCGTGCTGCTGCCGGCACCCGCCCGGCAACCCGCCGCGGCCACCGCAGCCGGAGCCCCGGCTCCCGCCCCCTCGCCGGCCGAGACCCCGTCCCAGGGCCAGCCGGTCCCGATCTCGCCCCTGAACTTTCCCGACCTGGGCAAGGAAACCCTCGGCGAAAACAACCACACCTTCGGGCTGCTGGCCGACGTCGAGCTGGAGGTCACGGTGGAGCTGGGCCGGCGGCGCCTGCCCCTGGCCGACATCCTCCGCCTCACCAACGGCAGCGTCATCGAACTCGAAAAGCTGGTCGGGGAGCCGCTGGACATCTACGCCAACGGCCGCTTCATCGCCGAAGGCGAAGCCGTCGTGATCGACGAGCAGTTCGGCATCCGCATCACCAGCCTGGCCTCCACCCGCAACCGCGACAAGGTGTTCCACTGA
- a CDS encoding flagellar biosynthetic protein FliO has protein sequence MSKFFPFPVAGTGLSRPVAAASRRPLIRAALFLAALALLWLAMQLMPAGPPDATRPPVYSDASGTVAASPERGPASRREVSVLRPGYVLVLLLLGGGLGLAYYLRRRSPGGAGSAIPLRPLGQLQLAPQQQLRLVACGDDVLLLGVTTGQITLLKTYPREALEPPGETTPTETPGIAPGEPPPGRPFAELLETLAQRPLSSPTP, from the coding sequence GTGAGCAAATTCTTCCCCTTCCCCGTGGCCGGTACCGGCCTTTCCCGCCCGGTTGCCGCGGCTTCGCGCCGCCCGCTGATCCGGGCCGCCCTGTTTCTGGCCGCGCTGGCGCTGCTGTGGCTGGCGATGCAGCTCATGCCGGCCGGCCCGCCTGACGCCACCCGGCCTCCGGTCTATTCGGACGCTTCCGGCACCGTGGCCGCCTCGCCGGAGCGGGGCCCGGCGTCGCGCCGCGAGGTGTCCGTCCTGCGCCCCGGGTACGTGCTCGTCCTCCTGCTGCTGGGCGGCGGCCTCGGGCTGGCCTACTACCTGCGCCGCCGCTCCCCCGGCGGGGCGGGCTCGGCGATCCCGCTGCGCCCGCTGGGCCAGCTCCAGCTCGCCCCCCAACAGCAGCTTCGCCTGGTCGCCTGCGGGGACGACGTGCTGCTGCTCGGCGTGACGACCGGCCAGATCACCCTGCTGAAAACCTATCCGCGCGAGGCGCTGGAACCGCCCGGCGAGACCACGCCCACCGAAACGCCGGGGATCGCCCCCGGGGAACCGCCCCCCGGCCGCCCCTTCGCCGAACTGCTGGAGACCCTCGCCCAACGTCCCCTGTCTTCCCCGACCCCATGA
- the fliP gene encoding flagellar type III secretion system pore protein FliP (The bacterial flagellar biogenesis protein FliP forms a type III secretion system (T3SS)-type pore required for flagellar assembly.) translates to MIPVRWREALPSPGRIRRRCVILGLVLLLAAALPSTPALGQTAASPPPDTTATAGTMPSLGLFPRVQLVDGGGEDFALPIQLLLLLTVLTLAPAIIILMTSFTRLVVILGILRQALGIQQAPPSQVLIGLALFLTLFIMYPVFQRIHDDALQPYVAGEIGQQEALDRATRPLKGFMLAQTREKDLMLFMDMAAIGTFQSADEVPLHVLVPAFVISELRIAFQIGFMIFLPFLIVDLVVASVLMSMGMMMLPPVMVSLPIKLLLFVLADGWYLIVESVIQGYALP, encoded by the coding sequence ATGATCCCTGTACGCTGGCGGGAGGCCCTCCCCTCCCCCGGCCGGATACGCCGCCGGTGCGTGATCCTTGGCCTGGTGCTGTTGCTGGCGGCTGCCCTGCCGAGCACGCCGGCGCTGGGGCAGACGGCCGCCTCGCCGCCCCCCGACACGACGGCCACCGCGGGCACGATGCCGTCGCTCGGCCTGTTTCCCCGGGTGCAACTCGTCGACGGCGGCGGCGAAGACTTCGCGCTGCCGATCCAGCTGCTGCTGCTGCTGACGGTCCTGACGCTGGCCCCGGCGATCATCATCCTGATGACCAGCTTCACCCGGCTGGTGGTGATCCTGGGCATTCTCCGCCAGGCGCTGGGTATTCAGCAGGCCCCGCCCAGCCAGGTCCTCATCGGGCTGGCCCTTTTCCTCACCCTCTTCATCATGTACCCGGTCTTCCAGCGGATCCACGACGACGCCCTGCAACCCTACGTCGCCGGAGAAATCGGCCAGCAAGAGGCGCTCGACCGGGCCACCCGTCCCCTCAAAGGCTTCATGCTGGCCCAGACGCGGGAAAAAGACCTGATGCTCTTCATGGACATGGCCGCCATCGGCACGTTCCAGTCCGCCGACGAGGTGCCGCTGCACGTGCTGGTGCCGGCCTTCGTCATCAGCGAGCTGCGCATTGCCTTCCAGATCGGCTTCATGATCTTCCTTCCCTTCCTCATCGTGGATCTGGTGGTGGCCAGCGTGCTCATGAGCATGGGTATGATGATGCTCCCTCCGGTGATGGTCTCGCTGCCGATCAAGCTGCTGCTGTTCGTGCTGGCCGACGGCTGGTATCTGATCGTCGAATCCGTAATCCAGGGCTACGCGCTCCCTTAA
- the fliQ gene encoding flagellar biosynthesis protein FliQ → MNTDVALYWAQEAMRLALMLTLPLLGAALLVGLVVSLLQAVTSIQEMTLSYVPKMLIVGFILLFLAPWMVQMLIDFTVNVFAFIPSVSQ, encoded by the coding sequence ATGAACACCGACGTCGCACTGTACTGGGCCCAGGAAGCCATGAGGCTGGCGTTGATGCTGACCCTGCCGCTGCTGGGGGCCGCCCTGCTGGTCGGGCTGGTGGTCAGCCTGCTGCAGGCGGTCACCTCGATCCAGGAGATGACGCTCAGCTACGTTCCCAAGATGCTCATCGTCGGCTTCATCCTGCTGTTTCTGGCGCCCTGGATGGTTCAGATGCTGATCGACTTCACCGTCAACGTCTTCGCTTTCATCCCGAGCGTTTCGCAGTAG
- the fliR gene encoding flagellar biosynthetic protein FliR: MSYLDPAYYLGVFLVFVRIGGLLMAAPFFGQPSVPVRLRVLIAVMMAYLLVGFTPAPLPESVFHPFGLMVAVGIEALTGVVLGLASQFIFWALQYAGDVLGFQMGLSLAEVFNPADGQSTNPMGRLFLMTFLLVFILLDGPHYLLYALIASFDVVPLGGAGLAAAGPLMLDWAGRLFATALRLAAPFMMTFFLVEAALGIFARVVPQADLFSLSLPLKLLLGLGLGYLFLQNLFPIIPGFIDQMYDDLLTLVEALAATGP, translated from the coding sequence GTGTCGTACCTCGATCCGGCATATTACCTCGGCGTCTTTCTGGTCTTCGTGCGGATCGGCGGGTTGCTGATGGCCGCGCCCTTCTTCGGGCAGCCGTCCGTGCCGGTGCGGTTGCGCGTGCTCATCGCCGTGATGATGGCCTACCTGCTCGTGGGCTTCACCCCGGCCCCGCTGCCCGAAAGCGTCTTCCATCCCTTCGGCCTGATGGTCGCGGTGGGGATCGAGGCTCTCACCGGGGTGGTGCTGGGGCTGGCCAGCCAGTTCATCTTCTGGGCCCTGCAGTACGCCGGGGACGTGCTGGGTTTCCAGATGGGGCTCAGCCTGGCCGAGGTCTTCAACCCGGCCGACGGGCAGTCGACCAACCCGATGGGCCGGCTCTTCCTGATGACGTTCCTGCTGGTCTTCATCCTGCTCGACGGCCCCCATTACCTGCTCTACGCCCTGATCGCCTCCTTCGACGTGGTGCCGCTGGGCGGGGCCGGCCTGGCCGCCGCCGGGCCCCTGATGCTCGACTGGGCCGGCAGGCTCTTCGCCACGGCCCTCCGGCTGGCGGCCCCCTTCATGATGACCTTCTTCCTCGTCGAAGCCGCCCTGGGCATCTTCGCCCGCGTGGTGCCGCAGGCCGACCTCTTCTCGCTCAGCCTCCCGCTGAAGCTGCTGCTCGGGCTGGGCCTCGGCTACCTCTTCCTGCAGAACCTCTTCCCGATCATCCCGGGCTTCATCGACCAGATGTACGACGACCTGCTCACCCTGGTCGAGGCGCTCGCCGCAACCGGCCCCTGA
- the flhB gene encoding flagellar biosynthesis protein FlhB, with the protein MADKQDKQFDPTPQRIRKAREEGNLFRAQEMVSVLSLTTAIGLLALGLPSAFEQLKAITRRVFLASGTTTLDVETTLALVVEIGFKVLVLLLPFMLALTVTGIGANVLQSGWNFTTKPLTPKPSRISPLKGLQRIFSARGLFTTLKSFLKILIVGPVAYLNISGRLPELLMLHTLPVGDILGLASHWILVLVAQLLLVLLVLSGIDFAFEKWRYKEDLKMSKQELQDEQKEAEGDPRVKSKRRQFALKLARRTRLDHAVLKADVVVTNPTHYAVMLRYDPAEAPAPVVLAKGIRKRALRIKELARMHGVPMVEDRPLARALYHTVEESQEIPAELYPAVATILAEIYRKRRQAA; encoded by the coding sequence ATGGCGGACAAGCAAGACAAGCAGTTTGACCCGACCCCCCAGCGCATCAGGAAAGCACGGGAGGAAGGCAACCTGTTTCGCGCGCAGGAGATGGTGTCGGTGCTTTCGCTGACGACCGCCATCGGCCTCCTTGCCCTGGGGCTGCCGTCGGCGTTCGAACAGCTCAAGGCGATCACCCGCCGCGTCTTCCTGGCGTCCGGCACCACCACGCTGGACGTCGAGACGACGCTGGCGCTCGTCGTCGAGATCGGGTTCAAGGTGCTGGTGCTGCTGCTGCCGTTCATGCTGGCCCTGACGGTCACCGGCATCGGAGCGAACGTCCTGCAGTCCGGCTGGAACTTCACCACGAAGCCGCTGACCCCGAAACCGAGCCGCATCAGCCCCCTGAAGGGGTTACAGCGTATCTTCTCGGCCCGGGGGTTGTTCACCACCCTCAAGTCATTTCTCAAGATCCTGATCGTCGGGCCGGTGGCCTACCTGAACATCAGCGGGCGGTTGCCGGAGCTGTTGATGCTCCACACGTTGCCCGTCGGGGACATCCTGGGCCTGGCCTCGCACTGGATCCTGGTTCTGGTGGCGCAGCTGCTGCTGGTGCTGCTCGTCCTCTCGGGTATCGACTTCGCCTTCGAGAAATGGCGGTACAAGGAAGACCTGAAGATGAGCAAGCAGGAGCTACAGGACGAGCAGAAGGAGGCCGAAGGGGATCCCCGGGTGAAGAGCAAGCGGCGGCAGTTCGCCCTCAAGCTGGCGCGGCGCACCCGGCTGGATCACGCCGTGCTGAAGGCCGACGTCGTCGTCACCAACCCGACGCACTACGCCGTGATGCTGCGCTACGACCCGGCAGAGGCCCCCGCCCCGGTGGTCCTGGCCAAGGGGATCCGCAAACGGGCGCTGCGCATCAAGGAGCTGGCCCGGATGCACGGCGTCCCGATGGTCGAGGACCGGCCGCTGGCCCGCGCCCTCTACCACACCGTGGAAGAGAGCCAGGAGATCCCGGCCGAGCTCTATCCGGCCGTGGCGACGATCCTGGCCGAGATCTACCGGAAGCGCCGGCAGGCCGCCTGA